A stretch of Candidatus Acidulodesulfobacterium acidiphilum DNA encodes these proteins:
- the pilB gene encoding type IV-A pilus assembly ATPase PilB, with translation MQERIRSGISKGEKLKDLKLGEILVKNGIITPAELNSALEEQKRYGGSIGRQLTKLGFIKDADLVSFLSKEFGAATVNLLDNEIPESVIKLIPPDLAVKLQVIPFKRQGNTLYLAVADPTRVEALDDIKFLTGLNIEVVVASENEIASALSKYYNASSILTENKDYLNSIAIEETNEELDISELQRSSSEQPIIRFVNKVLLDAVKLNASDIHVEPYETIVRIRYRIDGKLIEQMKIPGQLKNPITSRLKIMAQLDIAERRLPQDGRIKARMDNKEVDMRVSCLPTLFGEKIVIRVLDKANLQLDMRKLGFSEQQLKDFKNAIHKPYGMILVTGPTGSGKTTTLYSALSDVNRPDVNISTAEDPVEYNIQGINQVLVNEEIGLTFASALRSFLRQDPDIIMVGEIRDLETAEIAIKAALTGHLVLSTIHTNSAASTISRLINMKVEPFLVASSLNLIIAQRLIRKLCAECKEPYYPDVNAILKLGFNMQELSGKRFYKAKGCNACNKTGYKGRIAIYEVLDVNDDIKNKIYENANESEIHNTAVDKGMKALRESAKEKFLEGITSLEEIIQYLDSNNIDI, from the coding sequence ATGCAGGAGAGGATCCGCAGCGGAATTTCAAAAGGGGAAAAGCTAAAAGATTTAAAACTCGGCGAAATTTTAGTTAAAAACGGCATAATAACCCCTGCGGAATTAAATTCCGCGTTAGAAGAACAAAAACGTTACGGCGGCAGTATAGGCAGACAGCTGACTAAGTTAGGTTTTATTAAAGATGCCGACCTTGTTTCTTTTCTTTCCAAAGAGTTCGGCGCCGCTACGGTAAATCTCCTCGATAACGAAATTCCAGAAAGCGTAATAAAACTTATTCCTCCCGATTTAGCGGTTAAACTGCAGGTGATCCCTTTTAAAAGGCAGGGCAATACTCTGTATCTTGCTGTAGCCGACCCTACAAGGGTAGAAGCTTTAGACGATATAAAATTTTTAACGGGTTTAAATATAGAAGTCGTAGTCGCATCGGAAAACGAGATAGCCTCAGCTTTATCTAAATATTATAACGCGTCAAGTATTCTTACGGAAAATAAAGATTATCTTAATTCCATTGCCATAGAAGAAACCAATGAAGAATTGGATATATCCGAACTTCAAAGGTCGTCATCGGAACAGCCTATTATAAGATTTGTAAATAAGGTTCTTTTGGATGCCGTAAAACTTAATGCAAGCGATATACATGTAGAACCTTACGAAACGATAGTAAGAATAAGATATCGTATCGACGGCAAATTAATAGAGCAGATGAAAATACCCGGACAGTTAAAAAATCCGATAACGTCCCGGCTTAAAATAATGGCGCAATTAGACATAGCGGAAAGAAGGCTCCCTCAGGACGGAAGAATTAAGGCGAGGATGGACAACAAAGAAGTCGATATGAGAGTTTCATGCCTTCCGACTCTTTTCGGAGAAAAAATAGTCATCAGGGTTTTAGATAAAGCCAATTTACAGCTCGATATGCGAAAACTCGGATTTTCGGAACAGCAGTTAAAAGACTTCAAAAATGCTATACATAAGCCATACGGCATGATTTTAGTTACCGGACCTACCGGTTCGGGTAAAACCACCACGTTATACAGCGCTCTTTCGGACGTAAACAGACCGGACGTGAATATTTCTACGGCGGAAGATCCCGTCGAATATAATATTCAGGGTATTAATCAGGTTTTAGTTAACGAAGAAATAGGTTTGACGTTTGCTTCCGCATTAAGGTCGTTTTTGAGGCAGGACCCCGATATAATAATGGTCGGCGAAATTAGAGATCTAGAAACTGCCGAAATTGCCATAAAAGCGGCGCTTACGGGGCATTTAGTGCTTTCGACCATTCATACAAACAGTGCCGCTTCTACAATCTCAAGGCTTATTAACATGAAAGTAGAGCCTTTTTTGGTTGCTTCAAGTTTGAACCTTATCATTGCCCAGAGGCTTATAAGAAAATTATGCGCCGAGTGCAAAGAACCGTATTATCCGGATGTAAATGCAATATTAAAACTAGGATTCAATATGCAGGAACTTTCGGGCAAACGTTTTTATAAGGCAAAGGGCTGCAACGCCTGCAACAAAACCGGATATAAGGGAAGGATAGCAATATACGAAGTTCTGGACGTAAACGACGATATTAAAAATAAAATTTATGAAAATGCCAACGAATCCGAAATACATAATACTGCCGTAGATAAGGGAATGAAAGCGCTTAGAGAATCGGCAAAAGAAAAATTTTTAGAAGGGATTACTTCATTGGAGGAGATAATTCAATATTTGGATTCGAATAATATAGATATATAA
- a CDS encoding type II secretion system F family protein: MATYQWKGKKHSGEYAKGEITADNNEQVIEAIRKMDVYPISVKKKSDFFTLSLHGNKEISPNTKISDNNLIAFTRQFSSLIESGVPILQGLSIMIEQQKNKDLKGILTKIKEGIESGASLSDSLRKFPKVFNELYVNLVESGEKGGVLDRVFKRLSVYFEKILKLKRKIKGAMIYPIVVLSVAVGVIIILMTFVIPVFANLFASVGAKLPALTRDVIDFSNFMRAYILYIIIALGILIFAFKAYGKRENGKRNIDRMVLKIPVIGILLKKVAIARFARTLSTMVESGVPILAGLEIVSKTSGNKIIEESLMRTKDEVSSGSPLSSSLNKTNLFPPLVIQMITVGEKTGNLDAMLAKVADYYDEEVDNAVNNLTQMLEPALIVFLGIVVGTLVVAMYLPIFNLGKAIKG, encoded by the coding sequence ATGGCGACTTATCAGTGGAAAGGAAAAAAGCATTCAGGAGAATATGCAAAAGGCGAAATTACTGCCGATAATAATGAGCAGGTTATAGAAGCGATAAGAAAAATGGACGTTTATCCTATAAGCGTCAAGAAAAAAAGCGATTTTTTTACTTTAAGCCTTCATGGAAACAAAGAAATAAGTCCTAATACAAAAATAAGCGATAACAATTTGATAGCTTTTACGAGACAGTTTTCATCGCTTATAGAATCTGGAGTTCCCATACTGCAAGGTCTTTCCATAATGATTGAACAGCAGAAAAATAAAGACCTAAAGGGTATTCTTACAAAGATAAAAGAAGGAATAGAAAGCGGCGCTTCTTTATCGGACAGTTTGAGAAAATTTCCAAAAGTTTTTAACGAACTTTACGTTAATTTAGTCGAATCGGGCGAAAAAGGAGGAGTATTAGACAGAGTTTTCAAAAGATTGTCGGTTTATTTTGAAAAAATATTAAAATTAAAAAGAAAGATAAAGGGTGCAATGATATACCCTATAGTAGTTTTAAGCGTTGCGGTAGGCGTAATTATAATACTAATGACGTTCGTAATCCCCGTTTTTGCCAATCTTTTTGCAAGCGTAGGCGCTAAACTGCCGGCACTGACAAGAGACGTAATAGATTTTTCTAATTTTATGAGAGCATATATACTGTATATTATTATTGCATTAGGCATTTTGATATTTGCTTTTAAAGCATACGGAAAGAGGGAAAACGGAAAGCGCAATATCGACAGAATGGTTCTGAAGATACCGGTCATAGGCATCCTGCTGAAAAAAGTCGCTATAGCAAGATTTGCGAGAACGCTTTCGACTATGGTAGAAAGCGGCGTGCCGATACTTGCGGGATTAGAAATAGTTTCTAAGACAAGCGGCAATAAGATAATAGAAGAATCTTTAATGCGGACGAAAGACGAGGTTTCTTCAGGTTCGCCTTTAAGCTCGTCATTAAACAAAACCAACCTTTTTCCTCCGCTTGTTATTCAGATGATTACCGTAGGAGAAAAAACGGGAAATCTGGATGCTATGCTTGCAAAAGTAGCCGATTATTACGATGAAGAGGTAGATAATGCCGTTAATAATCTTACCCAGATGTTGGAGCCGGCGCTTATCGTATTTCTTGGTATTGTAGTAGGCACGCTTGTAGTAGCCATGTATTTACCGATATTCAATTTGGGAAAAGCCATTAAGGGATGA
- a CDS encoding type IV pilus twitching motility protein PilT, producing MPSIADLLKTTVDQGASDLHIAAGTPPQIRLRGSLVPLNFPLLSPADTQGLCYSIITDLQKKKFEETHELDFSFSQKGVSRFRGNLYYDRGSIAGAFRVIPHEIPSIDNLGLPPMVKEIIKAPRGLVLVTGPTGSGKTTTLAGMIDAINQTRREHIITIEDPIEYVFPHKGCLVNQREIGQDSSSFSEALRHILREDPDVVLVGEIRDMETMEAALTIAETGHLTFGTLHTNSAVQTISRVIDIFPPNQQPEVRSSLSLSLVAVLSQTLIPRIDTPGRILAAELMIPNAAIRNLIRENKIHQIYSQLQLGQEKYGMQTLNQALASLVNKKIISEEEAYSRSSDAEELKQAINSGLTSKGGLNTASNKPSNTPGASVGKTGIGADNPFSGIDFSNL from the coding sequence ATGCCTTCCATAGCAGATTTATTAAAAACCACGGTGGATCAAGGCGCTTCAGACCTTCATATAGCCGCAGGGACTCCTCCGCAAATAAGATTAAGGGGCTCATTGGTTCCGTTAAATTTTCCGCTTCTCAGTCCCGCAGACACGCAGGGACTTTGTTACAGCATTATTACCGATCTTCAGAAAAAGAAGTTCGAAGAAACCCATGAATTAGATTTTTCTTTCAGCCAGAAAGGCGTTTCGAGATTCAGAGGCAATTTATATTACGACAGGGGTTCGATTGCAGGCGCGTTCAGGGTTATACCGCATGAAATTCCTTCTATCGACAATCTCGGTCTTCCACCCATGGTTAAAGAAATTATTAAGGCGCCGAGAGGTCTCGTTTTAGTTACCGGACCTACCGGTTCGGGTAAAACTACTACGCTTGCGGGAATGATAGATGCAATTAATCAGACTAGACGCGAACATATTATTACTATCGAGGATCCTATCGAGTATGTTTTTCCGCATAAAGGATGTTTAGTCAATCAGAGAGAGATAGGTCAGGATTCAAGCAGTTTTTCGGAAGCTTTAAGGCATATTTTAAGGGAAGACCCCGATGTCGTTCTCGTCGGCGAAATAAGAGATATGGAGACTATGGAGGCCGCCCTTACAATAGCGGAAACCGGACATCTTACGTTCGGTACGCTTCATACAAACTCTGCCGTTCAAACTATAAGCAGGGTTATAGACATATTTCCTCCGAATCAGCAGCCGGAAGTAAGATCGTCGCTTTCTCTTTCGCTCGTCGCCGTTCTTTCCCAGACTCTTATTCCAAGAATCGACACTCCGGGTAGGATTCTGGCCGCAGAGTTAATGATTCCCAATGCAGCTATTAGAAACTTAATTAGAGAAAATAAAATACATCAAATATATTCCCAACTTCAATTGGGGCAGGAAAAATACGGCATGCAGACGCTTAACCAGGCGCTTGCTTCTTTGGTGAATAAAAAAATAATAAGCGAAGAAGAAGCATATAGCAGGTCGTCCGATGCGGAGGAGCTGAAACAGGCTATAAATTCAGGGTTAACGTCTAAAGGAGGATTAAATACGGCATCAAACAAGCCTTCTAATACTCCAGGCGCTTCCGTCGGGAAAACCGGCATCGGCGCAGACAACCCTTTTTCGGGAATAGATTTTAGTAATTTATAA
- the nusA gene encoding transcription termination factor NusA: MPQIIISDINPVIDQVSKDKNIEKQLVVEALEQAILAIARKNLGQGYDLESHFTDETGEIEIFMFKKVVEDVKNPKTEISLEEALKADPGAIMGDILGLKVEKNIYGRIEAQVAKQIIFQKIKEIEHKNIFNEFNERRGEIVSGLVRKVEKSMIIVDLGKTEAILPRQEQIFSETYRPHDRIRAVLSNIKMEKGGPKLVLSRASDEFLTKLFETEVPEIYDGTVKIVRVARAPGFRSKIAVATTNKDIDPVGACVGMRGIRIQSITNELRGEKIDIIPYSDNQAKFAVSALSSVEVSNITIDEDSKTITVIVPDDQLALAIGKQGQNVRLASKLIGYKLDILSQSKIGSKDKNAYKELLEIPGVGDITAKLLYQNGYVSIESIAGAGADKLAKDITVDNKKAEKIINSAIEYLEKIKADLELKEKIEQDTI; the protein is encoded by the coding sequence GTGCCCCAGATTATTATAAGCGATATAAATCCTGTAATCGACCAGGTATCTAAAGATAAGAACATCGAAAAACAATTAGTCGTTGAAGCTTTGGAGCAGGCTATTTTAGCAATTGCCAGAAAAAATCTAGGACAGGGATACGATCTTGAATCGCATTTTACGGATGAAACCGGAGAGATAGAAATTTTTATGTTTAAGAAGGTTGTCGAAGACGTTAAAAACCCTAAAACGGAAATATCTCTAGAAGAAGCTCTGAAAGCTGATCCGGGTGCAATTATGGGCGATATTCTTGGATTAAAAGTCGAAAAAAATATATATGGCAGGATAGAAGCGCAGGTTGCAAAGCAGATTATTTTTCAAAAAATAAAAGAAATAGAGCATAAAAATATTTTTAACGAATTTAACGAACGCAGAGGAGAAATCGTAAGCGGCTTAGTAAGAAAAGTAGAAAAATCTATGATAATAGTCGATCTTGGAAAAACTGAAGCTATTTTACCGAGGCAGGAGCAAATATTCAGCGAAACATACAGGCCGCATGACAGGATAAGAGCCGTTTTATCCAATATTAAAATGGAAAAAGGCGGACCAAAGCTTGTTCTGTCCCGTGCCTCGGATGAATTTTTGACCAAGCTTTTTGAAACGGAAGTTCCCGAAATATACGACGGTACGGTTAAAATAGTCAGGGTTGCAAGAGCGCCGGGTTTCAGGTCTAAAATAGCGGTAGCTACAACAAACAAAGACATAGATCCTGTCGGCGCATGCGTCGGTATGAGAGGCATAAGGATACAGAGTATAACTAACGAACTAAGGGGCGAAAAAATAGATATTATACCTTATTCCGATAATCAGGCAAAGTTTGCCGTGAGCGCATTAAGTTCGGTAGAGGTTTCCAATATAACGATAGACGAAGATTCAAAAACTATTACGGTTATAGTTCCCGACGATCAGCTTGCCCTTGCTATAGGCAAGCAGGGACAGAACGTGAGGCTTGCTTCCAAGCTTATAGGCTATAAATTGGACATATTAAGCCAGTCCAAAATAGGCTCTAAAGATAAGAACGCCTATAAAGAACTACTGGAAATACCAGGTGTTGGAGATATTACCGCTAAACTTCTTTATCAAAACGGTTATGTTTCTATTGAAAGCATTGCCGGCGCCGGCGCCGATAAATTAGCTAAGGATATTACGGTCGATAATAAAAAAGCGGAAAAAATTATAAATTCCGCAATAGAATATTTGGAAAAAATTAAAGCGGATTTAGAACTGAAAGAAAAAATAGAACAGGATACGATATAA
- the truA gene encoding tRNA pseudouridine(38-40) synthase TruA gives MNYLAVIEYCGTNYEGWQSQSETGSRCGGKTVENEINKAIKIFTGTDAKLLVSGRTDAGVHALNQVANFKLPFFYDINKFKIALNGILPNDISIKNIEIVHDSFHATRDVLSKTYLYKINSGFRSPLLINKSWFVKEELNFALMSRSASVFLGMNDFFNFTRKERNEKNKNYNRIISEIKICKENYGYDIFIEGGGFLRNMVRRIVGALIFCGTGKTDIDCLKKMLKERNFICNSVCAPSCGLFLHSVKYKHKIYC, from the coding sequence ATGAATTATTTAGCGGTTATAGAATATTGCGGAACCAATTACGAAGGCTGGCAGTCTCAATCCGAAACCGGCAGCCGTTGCGGCGGTAAAACCGTGGAAAACGAGATTAACAAAGCTATAAAAATATTTACCGGAACCGATGCAAAGCTATTAGTCTCCGGAAGAACCGATGCAGGGGTTCATGCGTTAAACCAGGTTGCCAATTTTAAACTTCCGTTTTTTTACGATATTAATAAATTTAAAATAGCGTTAAACGGTATTCTTCCTAATGATATATCTATAAAAAACATAGAGATCGTCCACGATTCTTTCCATGCTACCCGCGATGTCCTGTCAAAAACGTATCTTTATAAAATTAATTCAGGCTTTAGAAGCCCTCTATTAATTAACAAATCGTGGTTTGTAAAAGAAGAATTGAATTTTGCCTTGATGAGCCGCTCAGCCTCAGTTTTTCTTGGAATGAACGATTTTTTTAATTTTACGAGAAAGGAAAGAAATGAAAAAAATAAAAATTATAACAGGATCATAAGTGAAATAAAAATATGCAAAGAAAATTACGGATACGATATTTTTATAGAAGGCGGCGGGTTTTTGAGAAACATGGTCAGAAGAATAGTAGGAGCATTAATTTTTTGCGGAACTGGAAAAACCGATATAGACTGTTTAAAAAAAATGTTGAAAGAAAGAAACTTTATTTGCAATTCCGTATGCGCTCCGTCTTGCGGTCTTTTTTTGCATTCCGTAAAATATAAACATAAAATTTATTGTTGA
- a CDS encoding shikimate dehydrogenase, whose product MKISKDFNLSLCGIFGYKIDYTLSPLIHNSIAKLLDINLCYGKFDVSPELFPAAVKGFKAMGMKGANVTQPYKTEVLEYLDCLDCQAETIGAVNTINLEPDGFYRGYNTDITGFINAVNYEFNEDLSGKTVILLGAGGAARAVLYALIKSNAKYVLIINRSFSNAEKLKKEADLWKQSLNSFTEIICSDFKFNGISEKTDIASIKGCDILINTVTPSDGNKNFADGLLSRLKFFKNNFFFMDISYSEKSSFLSNGLEEKCLKFTNGLSMLLFQAIESFYIWTGRKIEFDCIKDFLSGIF is encoded by the coding sequence ATGAAAATAAGTAAGGACTTCAACTTGAGTCTATGCGGTATTTTTGGATATAAAATAGATTACACCCTTTCCCCTTTAATTCACAATTCTATAGCTAAACTCCTCGATATAAATTTATGTTACGGTAAATTCGACGTTTCTCCGGAACTGTTTCCCGCCGCGGTTAAAGGTTTCAAGGCTATGGGGATGAAAGGAGCAAACGTAACTCAGCCTTATAAAACCGAAGTTCTGGAATATTTAGATTGTTTAGACTGCCAGGCCGAAACGATAGGCGCCGTCAATACGATTAATTTAGAGCCTGACGGTTTTTATCGCGGTTATAACACCGATATAACGGGTTTTATTAATGCCGTAAATTATGAATTTAACGAAGACTTAAGCGGCAAAACCGTTATTCTGTTAGGGGCAGGAGGAGCGGCAAGAGCGGTATTGTATGCTTTAATAAAATCCAACGCAAAATATGTTCTGATAATAAACCGCAGTTTCTCCAATGCGGAAAAACTAAAAAAAGAAGCAGATTTATGGAAGCAATCTTTAAATTCTTTTACCGAAATTATTTGTTCCGATTTTAAATTTAACGGTATTTCGGAAAAAACCGATATTGCCTCTATTAAAGGTTGCGATATATTAATCAATACGGTAACCCCTTCGGATGGGAACAAAAATTTTGCCGACGGCCTTTTAAGCCGCCTAAAATTTTTTAAAAATAATTTTTTTTTCATGGACATATCTTATTCCGAAAAATCTTCTTTTCTTTCAAACGGATTAGAAGAGAAATGTTTGAAATTTACAAACGGACTTTCCATGCTTTTATTTCAAGCTATAGAAAGTTTTTATATATGGACGGGCAGAAAAATCGAGTTTGATTGCATTAAAGATTTTTTAAGCGGTATATTTTAA
- a CDS encoding sigma-54-dependent Fis family transcriptional regulator: MNNKQRILIVDDEKSILESLAILLSIDGYEIVTAQSGNSALELLKTQVFNLIISDVRMPEVSGMDLIKHVKQKYRESASNYGKIPVILMTAYSDVKIGIEAIKLGAFDYLTKPLDNEDLRIVIKNALDYFSVLDELNDLKKTVFLRGGIIGSSKAINSVLNDLNRVSKGFTTILLTGESGTGKELAARLIYEIYSKNSNDSKKIPFVPVNIAAIPDNLVESELFGYAKGTFTGAETDKTGLIKCADGGILFLDEIGDLPMQVQVKLLRILQEKTYRKLGSNKEESLGVKIIAATNKDLPALISEGKFREDLYYRLNKINILMPPLREHKEDLPELIPYFIKKYSKSIASISQEALAFLTEYDYPGNIRELENIIERACIYCGGSDTEEEPLLNKDKEIVLDCLPDYILEKNKHDGKENLSLQVYKNIPDTNIRKTDDINMDYYMAEIAGIFENLKKRHGKLTLADFIKEVEKYIVADSIKKENSKLEAAKTLGLSLRSLRYILSKCGNGR, from the coding sequence ATGAACAATAAACAGAGAATACTAATAGTCGACGACGAAAAATCTATTCTTGAATCGCTTGCCATACTTCTTTCAATAGACGGTTATGAGATTGTTACGGCGCAGAGCGGAAATTCGGCTTTAGAACTTTTAAAAACACAAGTTTTTAATTTAATAATATCCGACGTAAGAATGCCGGAGGTATCAGGAATGGATTTAATAAAGCACGTAAAACAAAAATACAGGGAATCGGCTTCAAATTACGGCAAAATTCCGGTTATATTAATGACTGCATATTCGGATGTCAAAATAGGAATAGAAGCTATAAAACTAGGCGCTTTCGATTACCTTACAAAACCTTTAGACAATGAAGATCTCAGAATAGTAATTAAAAATGCGTTGGATTATTTTTCGGTTTTAGACGAACTTAACGATTTAAAAAAAACGGTGTTTTTAAGAGGCGGCATTATAGGTTCTTCGAAAGCCATAAACTCGGTTCTTAACGATTTAAACCGTGTTTCTAAAGGTTTTACCACTATACTTTTAACGGGAGAGTCCGGAACCGGCAAGGAACTGGCGGCAAGATTAATTTACGAAATTTATTCTAAAAATTCTAACGATTCAAAAAAAATACCTTTTGTCCCTGTAAATATTGCTGCAATCCCCGATAATCTCGTAGAAAGCGAATTGTTCGGTTATGCCAAGGGGACTTTTACCGGAGCGGAAACCGATAAAACCGGATTAATAAAGTGCGCCGACGGAGGCATACTTTTTCTGGACGAAATAGGCGATCTGCCTATGCAGGTTCAGGTTAAACTGCTTAGGATTCTTCAAGAAAAAACATACAGGAAATTAGGCTCAAACAAAGAAGAGTCTCTGGGCGTTAAAATAATAGCCGCTACAAATAAAGATTTGCCGGCTTTAATATCTGAGGGGAAATTTAGGGAAGACCTTTATTACAGGTTGAACAAAATAAATATTTTAATGCCGCCGCTCAGAGAACATAAAGAAGACTTGCCGGAATTAATCCCGTATTTTATAAAAAAATATTCTAAATCTATCGCTTCAATTTCGCAGGAAGCTCTTGCGTTTCTTACGGAATATGATTATCCTGGCAATATACGCGAACTGGAAAACATAATAGAAAGAGCTTGTATTTACTGCGGCGGTTCGGATACCGAGGAAGAGCCCTTATTAAATAAAGATAAAGAGATTGTTTTAGACTGCCTGCCGGATTATATTTTAGAAAAAAATAAACACGATGGAAAAGAAAATCTTTCTTTGCAGGTTTATAAAAATATTCCAGATACGAATATCCGCAAAACGGATGATATTAACATGGACTATTATATGGCGGAAATAGCCGGAATTTTTGAAAATTTAAAGAAACGGCATGGAAAATTGACGCTGGCCGATTTTATAAAAGAAGTAGAAAAATATATAGTTGCGGACAGTATAAAAAAAGAAAACTCTAAATTGGAAGCGGCTAAAACCTTGGGTTTGTCTTTGAGGTCGTTAAGATATATACTTTCAAAATGCGGTAACGGCAGATAA
- a CDS encoding ribosome maturation factor RimP, translated as MHENLINDLERIIEDIVPYYGCYLVGAVFFPAKKNSGVILRVYVDSEKGVDISVLSEISKEIGMILDVKDIIKFKYTLEVSSPGVNRVLIKFNDYEKFIGKRAKIVLKNKTEGRVNLIGEIAEVSGGDKNKKVSILDEIENKIVKVDFCDIKKGNLLVV; from the coding sequence ATGCACGAAAATTTAATTAATGACTTAGAAAGGATTATAGAAGATATAGTGCCTTATTACGGATGTTATTTAGTAGGCGCCGTATTTTTTCCCGCGAAAAAAAACAGCGGAGTAATTTTAAGGGTTTACGTAGATTCGGAAAAAGGCGTCGATATATCGGTTTTATCGGAAATATCTAAAGAGATAGGAATGATTTTAGATGTAAAAGACATCATAAAATTTAAATATACGCTTGAAGTTTCTTCTCCCGGCGTTAACAGGGTACTTATAAAGTTTAACGATTATGAAAAATTTATCGGAAAAAGAGCTAAAATAGTTTTAAAAAATAAAACCGAAGGCAGAGTTAATCTTATAGGTGAAATAGCCGAGGTTTCGGGCGGAGACAAAAATAAAAAAGTCTCAATTTTAGACGAAATAGAAAATAAAATTGTAAAAGTCGATTTTTGCGACATAAAAAAAGGAAATCTTTTAGTAGTATAG